From Brassica oleracea var. oleracea cultivar TO1000 chromosome C3, BOL, whole genome shotgun sequence, a single genomic window includes:
- the LOC106333807 gene encoding uncharacterized protein LOC106333807, with protein sequence MHVFDQASSCYDRWGKAIDRGFLQWLGYNQKCIGGDGALLEGAGALLEGAGALLDGDGALLDGDEAVSRWRRSSFTVALLESQTGCVDPRYKRKEPQSSEPQSRAIQVIGLFATHGFCLGLSCNSLLSLLSQTSKETLASCCCLSRIVVSVCL encoded by the exons ATGCATGTCTTCGATCAAGCCTCTTCTTGTTATGATCGGTGGGGAAAGGCGATTGATCGGGGGTTCCTGCAGTGGCTCGGCTATAATCAAAAG TGTATCGGTGGCGACGGAGCTCTCCTCGAGGGCGCCGGAGCTCTCCTCGAGGGCGCCGGAGCTCTCCTCGACGGCGACGGAGCTCTCCTCGATGGCGATGAAGCTGTCTCTCGGTGGCGACGGAGCTCTTTCACGGTGGCTCTCCTCGAATCTCAAACCG GCTGCGTGGATCCACGGTACAAAAGGAAGGAACCTCAAAGCAGTGAACCGCAAAGCAGAGCAATACAG GTTATTGGACTCTTTGCAACTCACGGATTCTGTCTTGGACTATCTTGCAACTCTCTTCTCTCCCTTCTGTCACAGACCAGCAAAGAAACTTTGGCATCATGTTGTTGTTTGTCACGGATTGTGGTTTCTGTTTGTTTGTAG
- the LOC106329508 gene encoding dof zinc finger protein DOF5.6 gives MGLTSLQVCMDSDWLQEAESSGGSMLDSTSTSPSAADILAACSTRPQASAMAVAAAALMDGGRRLRPPHDHPQKCPRCESTHTKFCYYNNYSLSQPRYFCKTCRRYWTKGGTLRNIPVGGGCRKNKKPSSSNSSSSTSSGKKPSNVVTTNTSDLMALAHSHQNYQNDSLGFSHFGANGMMGSSTALGHSNVGLLESKYGGLLSPIPRPIDFLDSKFDLMGVNNDNLVMVDPGSNGDHHQHHMGLNHGLGLNNNNNNNNNDGFHGFCPASNGNGGGDLMDISTSQRLMLSNYDHHHYNHHEDNQRVTSIMDVKPSPKLLSLDWQQSQGNSNGSGGKSDGGGYVGGGYINGLGSSWNGLMSGYGSSTKTNYLI, from the exons ATGGGTCTCACTTCTCTTCAAGTTTGCATGGATTCTGACTGGCTCCAG GAAGCTGAGTCATCAGGAGGAAGCATGTTAGACTCTACATCGACTTCTCCATCAGCAGCCGACATACTAGCTGCTTGCAGCACTAGACCACAAGCCTCGGCCATGGCTGTAGCCGCGGCTGCTCTGATGGACGGTGGAAGGAGGCTGCGTCCACCTCACGACCATCCTCAGAAGTGTCCTCGTTGCGAGTCAACACATACTAAGTTCTGTTACTACAATAACTATAGTCTCTCTCAGCCTCGTTACTTCTGCAAGACTTGTCGCCGTTACTGGACCAAAGGCGGCACTCTAAGGAATATTCCGGTCGGTGGTGGCTGCCGGAAAAACAAGAAACCCTCTTCCTCTAATTCTTCATCCTCCACGTCTTCCGGAAAAAAGCCATCCAACGTTGTTACCACTAATACCAGTGACCTTATGGCTTTAGCACATTCTCATCAGAACTACCAAAATGACTCTCTAGGGTTTTCACATTTTGGTGCGAATGGGATGATGGGGTCTTCCACAGCTCTCGGCCATAGTAATGTTGGTCTCTTGGAGAGCAAGTATGGCGGTTTGCTTTCACCGATCCCTAGACCTATTGATTTTTTGGACAGTAAGTTTGATCTCATGGGAGTGAACAATGACAATCTAGTCATGGTTGATCCTGGAAGTAACGGTGATCATCATCAACATCACATGGGTCTAAATCACGGATTAGGTCTTAACAACAACAACAACAACAACAACAATGATGGGTTTCACGGGTTTTGTCCGGCAAGCAACGGAAATGGTGGTGGTGATCTCATGGATATCTCTACATCCCAAAGACTTATGCTATCTAATTATGACCATCATCATTATAATCATCATGAAGATAATCAAAGGGTAACATCAATAATGGATGTGAAGCCAAGTCCAAAGCTGTTATCGCTTGATTGGCAACAAAGTCAAGGCAACTCCAATGGTAGCGGAGGAAAATCTGACGGTGGTGGATACGTAGGTGGCGGTTATATTAACGGCTTAGGTTCGTCGTGGAATGGTTTGATGAGTGGCTATGGTTCGTCCACTAAAACAAACTACTTGATTTAA